The Endozoicomonas sp. 4G DNA segment TGTGTAGTCACCGGTTTCGTGCACGGCATTGTAAGGATCAAAAGGTTCTCTCCAGCTGCCATCCAGCATTTTGGGTCGCATAAATCCAGTTGCACTGTGTTCAGCGTAGGCTTCAGGGTTGTAGTCGAAGTATTCCTGGTAACCCTGGGCTCTCTCTTCGTACTCAGCTTTTTTGTTCTGGTCCCCTGCTATGTCGGCAATCAGTGAGATCGTCCAATCGTAATAGGCATTTTCCAAACCGTATGAAACGGATTCATGGGTTTTGTCAGCAGGTGCGTAGCCCAACATCTCAATGTATTGGATGTGAGGAGTCATGATGGTTTTCAGCAGTTCCTGATCCCACTCGGTAAAGTCTTCCGGGTGCCAGGTTGAGCTGGCAACAGCAGCTTCCAGCGCTTCAGTGGGATTAATTTCGTCTGCTAGTCCTTTAACCATTGCATCAGCAATGATGGCAACGGATGGGTAACCTACCATGGTGCCTGTGTAGTTGGAGTGCAGTTCCCACTTCGGCAGCAGGCCCCCTTCCTTGTATTTCTGAACAAGGTTGACTGCGTACTCACCGGCTTTCTCGGGTTCAGTAATGGTTTTCAGTGGATGCAGGGCTCTAAAGGTGTCCCACATGGAGTAGACGGTATAATTCTGGTAGTCCTTAGCGATTAAGTTCGCATCATACTCAGCCTTGTCCATTCCCAGATACTTTCCATCTACATCCTGATGCACCATGGGAGCAAGTTTGGTGTGATACAGCGCCGTGTAGAAGTTGGTGAGTTCACCCTCAGTGCCGCCTTCAACCTCAAAGTCATCCAGATTATCCAGCCAGATATTTTCTGCTTTTGTGACGGCTTCGTCGAACGTCAGATCACTGGCTTCAGCTATGAGGTTTTTCTCTGCACCGTCGGTACTCACCGGTGACAGACCCACTTTCACTTCTAGAGGTGAGTTGTCCTGTTCAAACTCAATATAAGCGACAACATCACTGCCTTCGGTTTTATAGCTGCTGCCTGCCTGAGGTTCTCCCTGGCTGGTGATAAGGTATTTGGCAATCGGCTTGTTAAATTTGGCAGTGAAGTAAATGCGTTGGTCAGGAGCCCAGCCACCACTGTAGCGCTTGCCAATGACGGTGTAGTCATCAACCACTTCCAGTTCATTGACCAAACTGACACCTCCCCAGTCTTCGTTCAGAGTGTGGCCCAGGTCAATCTTCAGCTTTTGGGTTTCACCTTCAGGAAACGTATAGCGATGCAGACCAACACGTTGAGTTGCCGTCAGTTCCGCAATAATTCCAGTATCGTCTAACTCAACCTGATAGAAACCGGGTTTGGCGCCTTCCTGAGACTTGCGGAATTGACTGGATTCACTTTTATCACCGGTGAAAGGCAGGAAGAGAATATCGCCCAGATCGCCAATACCTGTGCCGCTCAGATGGGTATGGCTGAAACCGTAAAGGGTATCGTTGTCGTAATGATAACCGCTGGATGAATGCCAGCCAGTCAGTTGGTTATCAGGGCTCAGTTGCACAAAACCTTCAGGAAGAACTGCCCCGGGGAAAGTATGTCCGTTAAAACCTGCGCCTATGAAAGGATCGACGTATTTTAGAATACCGGGGCCTTCTACATGGACAGGGTTATCTCCAATGTCTGAGGCCGGGCTCGCATCATCATTGCTATCACAACCTGCCAATGAGGCCAGTGTGATGGCAATAGCGGTAGAGAGAATGCTTTTTTTTAACAACATACTGTGTTCCTTACCAGTAAGTTTTTAAAGCAGCCGAGCCCCGTCAGGCAGAGTGTGACAACGCCTTAAGCTAAATGGCTGGTTCTTCAACTGTGATAGCAAGCAGGTTGTCCGAGTGGCAATCTCTATTGAGTCAGGGTAAATGCCCAGATCAATACAACCCGCTTAAATGGTGTTTGTTCTTACCTGAACCGGCTGGCACAACCAGCCGATAAACGACTGAGACTTACTTCTTCAGCTTCTTCTCAATCTGCTCAATAATCTGAGGCGCTTTTTTGACAGCGTCGGCCACACCGACTCGAATAATGGGCTTGCCTGTAAATCGACCTTCTTCCTTGATGGCGATGTCTTTGGTCAGCAGCACAAAGTCGGCATCACGAACTTCTTCCAGCTCAATGCGGTTTTCAATACCGTAGGAACCCTGGGTTTCGACTTTGACGTTCCAACCTTTTTCCTTGGCAGCGTTTTCCAGGGCTTCAGCTGCCATGTAAGTGTGGGCAACACCGGAAGGGCAGGAAGTAACAGCCAGCATTTTCATGTTTGTACTCCGTTTAATCGTTTTAACAGTGAATGTTAATGTCAGGGGTTTAGAGCTCCGTTATGTTGGAGCCCCTTATTGTTCAGTCGAACTGAATATCCAGCTCGTCAGAGCTATCCAGCTTTTCTTCTTTCTCTTCAGAGCGCTTATCGATAGGCTTCTTGAGGAAGTTCACTATCAGAGCAGTAGTAGCAGCACCGGCGATAGTAGCAATGATGTAGCCTATTCGACCATCAACTACGGGCAACACAATCCAGCCACCCCACGGAGCGTGGTTCAATACATTCATCTGGAAAGCGATGACGTTACCGACAATGCCACCCGCAACAATGGAAGGAATTACACGCAGAGGGTCGTTTGCTGCAAAGGGAATAGCGCCTTCGGTAATACCGATCATACCCATCAGGCCAGCGGCACGGCCGGCTTCACGCTCTTCATCGGTGTAGCGGCTTTTGGAGAGCAGAGTCGCCAGGAACATACCCAGGGGAGGCACACAGATAGCAACACCAACACCGCCCATCAATTCCGGATGCTCAAAGACCTGAGTCTGAGCGAACAGAGTGGCAACCTTGTTGATTGGGCCGCCCATATCAAAGGCGGTCATCCCACCCAGAACCGTACCCAGTGCAACTTTTGAGGCATCACCCATGCCTGACAGCCAGCCGTTCAGAGCTTCCATCAGGGCCGCAATGGGTTGACCAATACCCCAGATAACAATGGCAGATACAATAAAGGTGCCGCCTATTGGCAGGATAAAATAAGTAGAAACCGCTTTGAACTTATTGGACAGTGGAATTCTTTTTAGCTGATTAACAATGTAGCCAGCCAGGAAACCAACAATGATGGCACCAAGGAATCCGGTGCCATTGGCGTTAGCCAGATAGGCACCGATCATGCCCGGCGCCAGTGCGGGACGATCAGCAATGGAGTAGGCGATATAGCCGCCAAGCACCGGAACAAACAGCGTAAAGCCGGCAATGCCCATGTCCCAGATGCCGGTCAGGAAAACACCTTCCGGCTGAGCGCCTTTACCATTAAGCATCACCGATAAAGCCAGCAATACACCACCGGCGACGATAAAGGGCAGCATGTGGCTGGTGCCTGTCAGCAGATGCCGCTTCAGGGTGGCAAGATCATTCTTCATAATGGGTTCTACTCATCATCCGGTGCTGTAAAAAGAGGGCACAAACCTGGACAGTCTGTGGTGGTCAGAGTTGACTATAAGAAAACGAAATCATGACGAAAATCCGACAAATGAAGCGTATAACGGACTTTTGTAACAACGTAAACATTTGTTGACGTATATCAACAAAAGAGAATGAGATGCCAGCAAGGCCACGGCTTGGCTAACAAGAGATAGACCCTTCTCTCTGAGTTTTGTACTCTTGCAGCATCCCCGGACAGGCTCGCTGCCCACTCTTCAGCGACTTTAGACTTAACATGAACGCACCATGCTCGAATCAGCCAAGATAGCCCAGCAGATCGACGATTTTCTTGCCAGTGGAAGACTCCGGCAAGTCCGGTTTGCCTCGCATACTGATGAATACCCCCAAAATGCTTTTCTGGTGAAATTTGCGAGAATGGTGGTCGTACTGGAGGGTACTTATCTGACGGCTATTGGACACAAAGGGCAATATCAGAAGGTTGAGGCCCAACAGGGTGATGTGATTTACATACCTGCACAGACTTGGGATCTGCCGGACTGGAACACAAAGGGAACCGCCCTGACCCTGCTGTTTGGCCACTATCAAATAGGCATGAGCCTGACGTTCAGTGATCACCAGGCGAAAGCGGCCTCGGTGGTGAAATACAGTATCCCCGAACCAGTGCGGCAGGAAGGTCTTTATCTGGAGAAAGCTCTGTGTGAATCAGCCCGTGCCACTGAGGATAATGGCATTGCTGCCTGTATCGCAGAAGGCTTGTTAAGGTACTGCCGGGGCAAAATAGAAGATCATCAATATTCTCAGGTACGCCGATCAAACGACAAGTGGCGAGCAATAAGTATGTACCTGCAAAAAAACTTCAGCGCCAGGATTACCCGTGAATCAGTGGCCCTGGAGTATTGTATTTCTCCCAACCATCTCTCCCGCCTGTTTCGGGAAGAAGGTGGAATGGGGTTCAATGAATATCTGACGCTGGTCAGGATTGACCGGGCCAAGATGCTGCTCAGCCAATACTCGATGAATATGTCAGAAATTGCCGCCAGAACCGGTTTCAAGGACAGCAGTTATATGGGCAGGGTGTTTCGTAAGCATACGGGGATGACGCTGGGTGAATATCGGGCTAAGTACGCTGCCTGATGTTAGTGGTCAGAAGGTAAGTTTTCGGTGAACATACAACACGGCATTGTGCCTTTGTCAGATATCTGAAGTGCGACGGTTTTGATTCCAGTCACCGCCCCAACGCGACGACCTATGGCTTATGAGACCAGCAAGCTGACCGCTGCTCTATCCCGTCATAACTCTTTATTGTTACGGGCACATGAAAGGAAAGTCGTCTTGTCATGCCTGCTATCGTTGATTACACAGTTGCAGGAAGCACTGCGGACTGATCTGGAGTTAGTCAGGAATGTCAGTGGTTAAATGGAGGCCACTAGCAGGTGAGTTGAGAAGGTGTTTCCTTCAGGTATAAAAAAACCCCGCTCCAATCGGGCGAGGTTTTCGGTAGTGGTAATTATTTACTTATTTCCATGTGATTTGCAATTTCTTTTTACATCCAAATACGAAATTAAAATGAGGATTATATATTTCTTATAGTTATTATTTATATTCCAAAACCGTCACATACGCATCAGCTCTTGATCCGCAGCAATAATCCCCTCAAGCTCAGCAAAGCTACTACGTAGGTCTTTCCTCAAGGATTCGATTTCTGATCTTTTCAAAGCTCTCGGCTTTTCGTAGGTGCCCGGCTTCTCCTTGGGTGAGCTTGTCGATACCAAAACCAACTTCGGCTTTCCACCACTCATCTAGATCATCTCCATGCTTGGTATGTATATTGTCTAACATACTTTGCTTTATGGGAAGGATGGCAGCGCCCACATGACCTGTCAAGCATGCGGCTCTTACCACTCTTCCACCCTTATTTTTCTCCATCCATTTCCCAGGGCTGCCACTGTGACCAATCATACGGCGGCTGTCGGTTATTATCGGCACAGGCCTGAAGGTAACCACTCAGGCAGGCAGTCAGCTGACCGCTACACTCATTCACCTGCTTAAAAATGTTGATTTCTGTCAACATTTTTAAGCTTTGGTACTTTTTTGACCCCGATGGTTCAATTTTACGATTCCCCCTGAAACTTGACCTCCCTACTATGACTCCTGTAATCACCAGACAGGGCTTACCATGAACATCATTGCAGTGACTGCCTGTTCAACGGGAATCGCCGAAACTTACATGGCTGCTGAAGTGCTGGAGCGTTGTGCCAGAACCCGTGGGCATTCCATCAAGGTAGAAACTCAGGGTGCCCTGGGCATTATAGATGCGTTGTCCAGACAGGATATAGAAAGTGCGGATATTGCCATTTTAACAACCGATATCACTATCAATGGTGATGATCGCTTTAAAGGCCTTAAAACTTTTCATGTATCCATTGATGAGATTCTGAAATCGCCTCAGGACATCATATCCGCAATCTATTCAGAAGCCTGAAACCTTTTTTACTTCATTTATTTTGATTTTGGTGATCAGTGAAGTTCCGCTTTCTGATACATACGACTACTGACTTTTTAAGATAACTCCAGATGATGAACAGCTCAGCAAGTTTTAATTATACCTTCCCACTGCCCAATGGATTGCACGCCAGGCCTGCAAGTTTTATTGAAGAGACCGTAAAAAGTTACAGCGACGCCATCACCATCACCAATCTTCGGAATAACAAGGAAGCGGATACTCGCTCTGTGTTATCCATGATTGCTTCTGACATTGCCCTGAATGATCCTGTTCTGGTTGAGGTAACCGGGGATCAGGCAGAATCTACCCTGAATCAATTCAAGTCATTTCTGGAAACTGAGTTTCTGGCCTGTGATGAGCCACTTGAAGTTGTTAAAGATAAGCGACAAAAGCCTTTGCCACACATGCTTCGTGATGAACCGCTGCAAAGTCTTAGAGGGGTTTCAGTAAGCCCTGGTCTGGCCAGGGGAATACCGCTGGTTTTGGGTGAACCCCGTCTGGTTCTCAATCCTGAAACACTGGAAAAAGCCGACGGCCACGAAGAACAGGCACGTTTTGATCAAACCAGACAACAGTTGCAAGCTCAGCTTGAGCATCAGGTTGAGACATCTGGTGGTGAAGAAAAAGCCATCCTCAAGGCGCACCTCTCTCTGCTTGGTGATGAAAAACTGGTCAGCAGTATTGCCGAAGGAATTAATGCCGGGTCATCGATTTTATCGGCCATTTTGACAACGCAGGAGCACTTCACTCAGGTGCTGGAAAGTTCCCGCAGTGAATACCTGCAGGAACGTGCCCTGGATATCCGTGACCTCTGTTCAAAACTGATTGTTATGACTTACGGTGCAGACAGTTTTGAAAAAACAGATACAGAGCTAACGACAGATACCGTTTGTATTGCCGGTTCACTGGCGCCCAGCCAGTTTCTGTCGCTGGACCGAACACGCTTGAAAGGACTGGTTCTGGAAGCGGGTGGTACGACGTCCCACACGGTTATCGTGGCTCGATCCTTTGGTATTCCCGTGATGGTTGGTGTAGAAGGAGCCCGCACTCTGGCTGCTGAAGGCGCTCAGGTGATTATGGACGCCAACCTTGGTCTGTTAATCAGTAATCCTTCTGAAAAAGTCGCTCGCTTTTATGATCTTGAGCAAAGTAAGCAGGAAAGACTTAATCTGCGACGCCAGAAGTATGTTGACCAGGCCGCTGTTACTTTGGATGGTCATCTCATGGAAGTGGCTGCAAATATTGCCAGCGCTGAAGAAGCAGAAGCGGCATTTGCCCAGGGTGCTGAAGGCGTTGGATTATTCCGTACCGAAATGCTCTATATGGATCGGACTGAGCCGCCCTGTGAAGAAGAGCAGTTTGAAACCTATCGCAAGGCTGTAACCGCTGCCAATGGTAAGCCAGTGATTATTCGCACC contains these protein-coding regions:
- a CDS encoding GH92 family glycosyl hydrolase, whose translation is MLLKKSILSTAIAITLASLAGCDSNDDASPASDIGDNPVHVEGPGILKYVDPFIGAGFNGHTFPGAVLPEGFVQLSPDNQLTGWHSSSGYHYDNDTLYGFSHTHLSGTGIGDLGDILFLPFTGDKSESSQFRKSQEGAKPGFYQVELDDTGIIAELTATQRVGLHRYTFPEGETQKLKIDLGHTLNEDWGGVSLVNELEVVDDYTVIGKRYSGGWAPDQRIYFTAKFNKPIAKYLITSQGEPQAGSSYKTEGSDVVAYIEFEQDNSPLEVKVGLSPVSTDGAEKNLIAEASDLTFDEAVTKAENIWLDNLDDFEVEGGTEGELTNFYTALYHTKLAPMVHQDVDGKYLGMDKAEYDANLIAKDYQNYTVYSMWDTFRALHPLKTITEPEKAGEYAVNLVQKYKEGGLLPKWELHSNYTGTMVGYPSVAIIADAMVKGLADEINPTEALEAAVASSTWHPEDFTEWDQELLKTIMTPHIQYIEMLGYAPADKTHESVSYGLENAYYDWTISLIADIAGDQNKKAEYEERAQGYQEYFDYNPEAYAEHSATGFMRPKMLDGSWREPFDPYNAVHETGDYTEGNSWQWTWFVPQDISGLKEVMGGEEAFKQNLDALFNAREDEGTSDMTGLIGQYVQGNEPDQHVPYLYNYTDTPWKTQEIVDEILDEFYLPTPEGIVGNEDVGAMSAWYVMSALGFYQITPGDPTYTIGRPLFDQVTIPVGNGGRFTITAKNNEPDNIYVQSVAINGHELEEGLFFEHAEFKDGGELIFEMGPEPKALN
- a CDS encoding PTS fructose-like transporter subunit IIB; this translates as MKMLAVTSCPSGVAHTYMAAEALENAAKEKGWNVKVETQGSYGIENRIELEEVRDADFVLLTKDIAIKEEGRFTGKPIIRVGVADAVKKAPQIIEQIEKKLKK
- a CDS encoding PTS fructose transporter subunit EIIC — its product is MKNDLATLKRHLLTGTSHMLPFIVAGGVLLALSVMLNGKGAQPEGVFLTGIWDMGIAGFTLFVPVLGGYIAYSIADRPALAPGMIGAYLANANGTGFLGAIIVGFLAGYIVNQLKRIPLSNKFKAVSTYFILPIGGTFIVSAIVIWGIGQPIAALMEALNGWLSGMGDASKVALGTVLGGMTAFDMGGPINKVATLFAQTQVFEHPELMGGVGVAICVPPLGMFLATLLSKSRYTDEEREAGRAAGLMGMIGITEGAIPFAANDPLRVIPSIVAGGIVGNVIAFQMNVLNHAPWGGWIVLPVVDGRIGYIIATIAGAATTALIVNFLKKPIDKRSEEKEEKLDSSDELDIQFD
- a CDS encoding AraC family transcriptional regulator, which codes for MLESAKIAQQIDDFLASGRLRQVRFASHTDEYPQNAFLVKFARMVVVLEGTYLTAIGHKGQYQKVEAQQGDVIYIPAQTWDLPDWNTKGTALTLLFGHYQIGMSLTFSDHQAKAASVVKYSIPEPVRQEGLYLEKALCESARATEDNGIAACIAEGLLRYCRGKIEDHQYSQVRRSNDKWRAISMYLQKNFSARITRESVALEYCISPNHLSRLFREEGGMGFNEYLTLVRIDRAKMLLSQYSMNMSEIAARTGFKDSSYMGRVFRKHTGMTLGEYRAKYAA
- a CDS encoding fructose PTS transporter subunit IIB; the encoded protein is MNIIAVTACSTGIAETYMAAEVLERCARTRGHSIKVETQGALGIIDALSRQDIESADIAILTTDITINGDDRFKGLKTFHVSIDEILKSPQDIISAIYSEA
- the ptsP gene encoding phosphoenolpyruvate--protein phosphotransferase, which translates into the protein MMNSSASFNYTFPLPNGLHARPASFIEETVKSYSDAITITNLRNNKEADTRSVLSMIASDIALNDPVLVEVTGDQAESTLNQFKSFLETEFLACDEPLEVVKDKRQKPLPHMLRDEPLQSLRGVSVSPGLARGIPLVLGEPRLVLNPETLEKADGHEEQARFDQTRQQLQAQLEHQVETSGGEEKAILKAHLSLLGDEKLVSSIAEGINAGSSILSAILTTQEHFTQVLESSRSEYLQERALDIRDLCSKLIVMTYGADSFEKTDTELTTDTVCIAGSLAPSQFLSLDRTRLKGLVLEAGGTTSHTVIVARSFGIPVMVGVEGARTLAAEGAQVIMDANLGLLISNPSEKVARFYDLEQSKQERLNLRRQKYVDQAAVTLDGHLMEVAANIASAEEAEAAFAQGAEGVGLFRTEMLYMDRTEPPCEEEQFETYRKAVTAANGKPVIIRTMDIGGDKPVDYFNIGTEENPFLGYRAVRLYPKYLKLFETQLRAILRASHYGQCKIMVPMVATLAEAKWLREVFNQIVETMKLEGVEHNPDVQLGIMLEVPSCAFIIDQLVRYVDFFSIGSNDLTQYLLAADRGNSKVEHLYDSLNPAFLRLLQHVVSEAHKAGAWVGMCGEFAGNPEHLPILLGLGLDEISLSAPRILEIKEAISQLTLADSKALLEQVLQLETSEAVLEHLQSAVQQQEALPILAEHSIIMNADCRSKGEVIKTLVDNLDINGRVSDVVGAEQAIWEREAISPTMLGFGIAIPHCKSDSIAVNSISIMKLAEPILWNEGDPVMTDTVFMLTVRASEAGSVHMQIFAQLARRIMRGAFRDSLAACTSEQELLEFISSELEL